The region GAAATGAATCTGCAACGAAAGAAATCATACAATCGTTAGAAAACCCAGATTGGTTGGGAGTGACCACTCAAGAAGAAAGTCTAAAAGAAGCAGAGAATTACGACCTAGTCATTCATACTACGCCCGTTGGAATGAAAGGATTTGGTGGAGAACCACTACTTCATAAAAACTTTTTTACCAAAAAACATACGTTATTCGACATTGTTTACAATCCGCTAGAGACTGATTTGGTCAAACAAGCAAAGAAAAAAAAGGCAGAGATCATTCCTGGTTATCATATGTTACTTTACCAAGGAATCAGACAATTCGAACTCTTTACAAATTTAGAAGTCAAAACCAAATGGATAAAAAAAGTAGAATCCTTATTATTAAAACAATTGAAAAACAGATCTTAAATCTAGGATCTTAACTTTAAGATTCACAAAAGAATTTACCATGCAGTTTTTAGATTTTTTACATAGCCTACAAAATATAGAAAAAACAAGAAACTTCAATGTCTTTCAAACCTATTCCTTAGATGGCCTTTCTGAACTTTTCCAATTTGTAAAATCCAAACAAAATCTACACAAACCCATTCGTATCAGTGTCGTAGGAACCAATGGGAAAGGTTCCACTTCACATTATTTAGCATCTCTGTTATCAAAATTAGGATTCAAAACAGGAATTTATACTTCACCACACCTACTCTCACCTTTGGAAAGATTTCAAATTTTTAAAGAAGGCAAATCCGAAATTCCTAAAGAAGTGGATGTGGAATCCTTCTTCACCAAAACCATCCTTCCCAATTTAGAAAAATTTAAGTCACTTTCTTATTTTGAGTTTTTAACAGTGTTTTCCTACCTCTACTTCGCGGCAGAAAAAACAGAATTTGAAATTTGGGAGGCAGGGCTTGGAGGAAGGCTTGATGCCACAAAACTAGTAGAGGCAGACTTTGTTGTACTTACGAAAATTGGATTGGATCATTCTGAAATTTTAGGGGATACCAAAAAAAAAATTTGTTTAGAAAAACTAGGGATTATAACAGATGTTTGTCGAAAGTTAGTGGTGATGGATCCAGAAGATGATTCCCTTAAAACCATCATTCAAAATTTTTCGGAAAACAAAACTCCGCTCCAAATCTTCCCTCTGACAAAAAAACCAACCTATTTAGAAACTAACTTTCTCTTTTCCAAAACTACCCTTAGCGATTTGTTTCCGGAATTTGAACCCAAATTAAAATCCATTTCCTTTGAAAGTGTGGATCGACCTCGGGGACGAATGGAAGTTCTCCAGAAATCTCCTGAAATTGTTTTTGATCCCGCGCACAACCCTGTGGCCATCACCACCACTACCTTAGAGTTTTCTCTGACCCATAAATCTTTTGCGGTTGTTTTGGGTAGTCTGCCGGACAAAGACCGAGAAGGGATTTTGTCTGTGCTAGAAAATCTTCCCCTGGTAGCGCTTTACCTTTGGGAAGGCCCGGGTTTTGGAACTTTTCCCGAACTTCCAGAAGTTTTAAGAACGAAAACAACCAGAGTTCAGACCGAAGAGGACTTAGGAGCCCTATTCCAAGGCAGATCTCCGGTTTTGGTGTTAGGAAGTTTTCGCCTGTATGGAATTGTGGCAAATTTGATACAAAATACAATAAACATGTAAAATTAAACTTTACAAATGAATCCTGAACGACATTGTTCTTTTAGGAAACAACGTTCAGGACCATGCAAACTCCCAAAGAACATACAAGAAAAGAAATCTTACAAGCGGCTCGAGAAGAATTCATCCAACTCGGTTTTGAGAAGGCAAGTATGCGAACCATTGCTAAAAAAGCAAAGGTCTCCACTAGTAATATCTATAATTACTTCGAAAACAAAGAACACCTTCTAACAGAGATTTTACAACCAGTTCTTTCTGGGATGGAGAAAGCTTTTGCTTATGTTTCCCATCCAGATTATTTCGAAAAAAGGTTTAACGACAGTTATGATGCTTGGAAAGAACGATTTCACATTGCACTCGAATATGTGGACTCCAATCGAGATGATTTTATCCTTTTGTTAACCAAATCACAAGGGTCACATCTAGAAGAATTTCCCGATACCGTCCTCACTCGGCTCACAAAAATCAATTTTGATCAATACACAACTTTCAAAGAAAAAACCCCTAGTTATAAGGGAGAAGTGAGTGAATTTGTAGTTCGAAACATCCTATCCTTCTTTTTGAATATCTTCGTCCAAATGATACGACAAGGAATTTCCAAAGAAGATATGTTGTTCTATCAGGATAGTTTCCTTAAATTTTTACATTACGGATACAAAGGATCGATTGCCTCTGATCTGAGTTGATTCAATCTGGTTCTCGATGGGAACCGGATACAAAATCAAAATCTGTGGAATCAAAGACCTGGCCACACTCGAACTCTGTGTGGACCTCCAGGTCGATTTTGTCGGCCTAAACTTCTCCCCACGTTCCGTGCGCCAGATTGATATCGAGACGGCCGAAGCCCTACTCAAAATCAGAAACAAACCTGGGTTCCCTAAATTAGTATTTTTATTTTTTGAAAACTCTGTTTCCGAAATCCAAAATCTAACCGAACGTTTTCATCCAGACCTTGTCCAACTCATTCGCGGTGACAAATTTCTCACAGATGAACTCTGGGATTACCTGACTGAGAAAAAAACACTCCTACCAGCCATTCGTATCCAAGAAAAAGTAACTTCCGATAAAGATCTGGAGCCAAAGTCTGAATTGGTAATTTTAGATAGTTACAATAAAGACTTAGGTGGTGGGACAGGCCATAGTTTTCCTTGGGAGTATGTAACGTCCGTAAAACGACCCTTCTTACTTGCTGGAGGAATTACACCAACCAATGTAAAAACAGCATTAGAAACCGTAAGACCTTATGGAATTGATGTGGCAAGTGGAGTCGAAACAGACGGCAAAAAAGATCCAAATAAAATAAAAGAATTGGTACACAATGTCCGAACAATATGAAGCATTGAACACTCCGGTCATGCGCCAGTATACGGAAGTGAAAGAACAACATCCTGATGGGATTGTGTTCTTTCGTATGGGAGATTTTTATGAAATGTTTTTGGATGATGCAAAAATTGCTGCACAGATTTTAGACATCACTCTCACCAAACGCCAAAACCAAATCCCTATGGCAGGGATCCCTTACCATGCCACTGAAAGTTATATATCAAGGCTGATTGCTGCTGGTAAAAAAGTAGTCGTTTGTGAACAAACCAAACCAGAAGATCCCAAAGCCAAAATCATGTCGAGGGAAGTGGTGCGAATCATCACACCAGGAACAGTGGTGGAGGACAACCTTCTTGGCGGATACCAAAACAACTATTTGTCTTTATATTACAAAGAAAAAACATCCGTTTACTTAGCGTTTGCTGACGTTTCCACTTCCGAACTTTTATATTTCTTTTTTTCAGAAAATGAAACAGAAAGAATCAACGATACCATCAAACGATTTTCTCCCAAGGAAATCATTTACACAGATGAATTACCTCCCTTAACAAGAGAATCTAAAATCATTCTTTCCAAAATTCCACCTGATTACCTTCCTAAAAAGAAGGGAGCTGGAATTGATACTGTCGTCCACGTACTAGACGCTTATCTTCAATACAATTATCGCAAACAAAACTTTGTTTTTAAGTCTCCCAGACGGATTGATGAAAACGAATATTTGATTTTGGATGAACAAACTGTTTCCCATCTAGAATTAGTAGAAAATCCAAATGATAAAAATCATACTTTGTTTGGAGTTCTCAACCGTTGTATTACGGCCACCGGTAAAAGGTATCTCAAACAAAGAATTCTTTTCCCAACCCGAGATGAAAATAAAATCAAATCTCATTGGGATAAAATTGAAATTTTATCTTCCAACAAAAAAGAAAGGCAGAAAATCAAAGAATCGTTAGGTGATTTGATCGACCTAGAAAGAGTTCTCACTCGTTTTCGTGTAGGGAAGGCCCTACCCCGTGATTTCCGTGGGATCGATAAAAGTTTAGAATCCACAAATACAATCAAAACCATTTTGGATGGAATTGGTTACGATTTTTCAAAACTTCCCAAAGAATTAACCAACCTATCCAAGTTATTTTTCGACACCCTCTACGAAGGAGAATTGCCTGTTTTTCTTGGGAACTCTCCCTTTCTAAAATCAGGATTCAATAAAGAATACGATGATGCCATCCTTGCCCGCGAAAAAGGAAAAGATTGGATTTTGGAATTAGAAGAGAAGGAAAAAAAAGCCTCAGGCATTTCCTCTTTAAAAATTCGTTACAACAAAATCCTTGGATACTTTATTGAAATATCCAAAGCACAAGCCAAAGAAGTTCCCTCGCATTTTTTAAAAAAACAAACCTTGGTGACTGGAGAAAGATTCACTTCTCCTGAGTTAGAAGAATTAGAAAGAGCCATCCTCCAAGCTGATGAAATCATCGAAAGGATTGAAAAAGAAAAATTTGATGAGCTTGTCGCACATTGTATTTCTCTTTATGAAGAATTTCTAACTCTTTCCACAGAAGTGGCCTCTTTAGATTACCATCTCTCACTTACGGAAACCAAAGAAGAATTCCAGTGGACAAGGCCTGAGATTCGTAATGATGGAATCTTAAACTATTCCGAATCCCGCCACCCCGTTGTAGAAACTTTTTTACCCATTGGTGAACGTTTTGTACCCAATAGTTTAGAACTAAACCCAAAAGACAACGCCATTGCCGTGTTAACTGGTCCCAATATGGCAGGTAAGTCTACCTTTATGCGCCAAATTGCGATCAATCAAATCCTATTCCAAATGGGTTCTTATGTTCCGGCAAAAAAAGCATCTCTGGCCGTTGTGGATCGGATCTTCACTCGGATTGGTTCGGGAGACAACCTCACAAAAGGAGAATCTACTTTTTTTGTAGAGATGAAAGAGACGGCAACCATCCTCAATCAATTCTCAGAAAATAGTCTCATTCTCTTTGATGAAGTGGGCCGGGGAACATCCACTTATGATGGGTTGTCGATTGCTTGGGCCATTTTAGAGTTTTTAACAGTTAAGTTTCCCAAACCGAAAACCATTTTTGCCACTCACTATCATGAGCTGACAGAACTCGAAAAAGGAAATGGAATCTTTAATTTGTATTTGGATACTTTTGAAAAGGAAGGAGAGATCCTATTCTTAAAAAAAGTCAAACGTGGAAAATCCAAACAATCATTTGGAATCTACGTGGCAAAACTCGCAGGGATTCCAGAAACCGTTTCAGATCGTGCCAAAGAAATCCTTTCTGGTTTAGAATCCAAAAAAAGAGAGATTAAAATCAAAAACGAAGAACCAAGTTTGTTTGCAGGTCTTATGGATAGTAGCACATCCAATATGTCGCCAAACGAAGAAAAGGTTTTGAAACGATTGAAACAAATCGATCCCAACCAAATTCCACCACTTGAAGCTTTGTCTATTTTAGATGAATTAAAACGTATCCTCAAAGAGAAAGACTAAAGCCGATAGATCGGTAAAATCGATCCAATTGGTAATTTGGTCTTTTAATCCTTGTTTGGCGTGGATACCAATTCCAATTGATGCGGCATTTAACATCAAAGCATCGTTTGCCCCGTCTCCCACAGCCACCACTTGTTCGAGCGGAATGGAAAGTTCCCTTGCATATTGTTTTAGATAGATTTCTTTTTTTTCGCGGTTGATGATCTCACCAAAAATTTCTCCGGTAAAAACACCATCCACCTCTTCCAATCCATTGGCTTTGTAAAAACTCACTGGATACTTTTCTGAGAATAATTGTAAAACAGGAGTAAACCCACCACTGAGAATTCCTAGTTTGGATGCATTTGCTGGAACAAACTGAAATACCTTTTCCATTCCATCATTCAGTGTTAATAGATCATACACTTCTTTAAAACTTTCTTTAGAAAGTCCCGCCAAGTGTTTCACTCGTAACCGAAGGGCTTCATCAAAACCCATCCCACCTTCCATGGCTTGTTTCGTGACAGTGGCTACTGCCTCATACACTCCATGTTTTCTTGCCAACTCATCAATGACTTCTTCTTTGATGACAGTGGAATCCATATCAAATACAAAAAGAGATTCTTTATTTTTTGGTAACAAAGAACCAATGGATAAAAAATCTATTTGGGACTGGGCCAAATCCTTTCGAATTTTTAGAACTTGGTCTCGGTTAAGAAATTCATTATTTAAAATCCGAACACAGTGTAACCCAAATCTTTCTGCACGAAATATTTGAGAATCCTTGATCGTAAAAGTTTTGTCCGTTGAAGCATTGGGATGTTCAGATTTTGTATCAGGAAAGGTTTTTGAAAGAATGGAATCAGAAATAGGGAAACGAGAGATGAGAAGCAGTGAATTCATTTTTACTTTTGTAGATAGGGTCTGAGTTTTTTACCCCAAAGTTCATATCCTTTTTCATTAAAGTGGAGACTGTCCCCATTCGGACGGATGAATTCATCACTCAGAGTGGGAGAATCCACTTTACGCATCATATCCCAAACTTCGATATATTCCACGTTGTTTGTTGTTCTTGCCACTTGGTTTAAAAACAAATTGAATACAGGGACGATCTGGTTTAATTCCTTTACCCTTGTGGGAGGAACTGCGATCAGAAAGATCTTCGTATTTCTATTTTTAGAATGAATCTTTTGGATGATAGATAGTAAGTTGTTTTGCACCAAACTCAGACATTTGCCTTGGATGAAATCATTTCCCCCAATTTCGATGACTACTTTTTCTGGATGGAGGATAAGAGCATCTTCTTCAATGCGAGAAAGTAAGGTTTCTGTCATGTCCCCACCAATCCCACGATTGGTAACAGACTGGCCCGGAAATTCTTTCGCCATAAGTTCCGGTACAAATAAATGCACTAAACTATCGCCGGCAAAAACAACATCGGATCTTTTGATTTTTGCATTGTCTTCTGCGAATAACAAACGCATGGGGAGCCAAGCCTTCTCTATATACTTTTTAAAGTTAGAGTCGTCTCGCCACCCAGGCTCTGCAAAACATTTAAAACTGGTATCGAAATAGTCTCGTTTCGAGTATGATTTACAATCCGTAACACTCGAAACCAGGGCAAGAACCATGCCCCATCGAAGGAAGAATTTAATCCTGTTCTTGCGGTTCATTCATTCGGAAGCGCTTTTGCCAATCTTTGATTTGGGCCTGCGCATATTCTTCCGTATCACAAATCCGAAATTCAATCGGGTTATTTGTGGTTGTCTCGATGAGTTTGGCTTCGATATACCCGTTCTTTAACTTGGTTGTCTCAATGCGATATCTCATCTGAATAGCTCCAAAAACCAGGATTTAATTACCACGTATCTTTGCAATCTCTTCTAAAGTTTCATCTTCCTTGTATTTTCCAAAGAGAAAGATGGCCAAAATACAGAATGCAGAGGCAAGAGGACCAGTCAGACGAACGCCTAGCTCCCCTCCTGCTTCCTCTTCTTCGACTTTACAAATGGTAGATTCCTTACTTATTTTTGCCTCAACTTCTAAATTTTTTTTCACTTCAAGCTTGGAATCGGAGACAGAAGGTGCAATGATTCCCGTAACATGGGGTGATGCGTTTTTCTTTGTTTCACGGTCAAGTCCAAGTAGGATTACTGAACTAAAGATAAGAACAGCCAGTGTTTGTCCCAACTTTTGCATAAAGGTTCTACCCGCATAAAACAAACCTTCTCGTTTTGATCCTGTTTTTAATGAATCCAGTTCAGCAATATCAGCCAAAATGGCATTCGGTAAAATCCCAAGAATGGCAATGGGAACCGCAGCAATGGTTACGATCAAATAACCTTGGATATGCGGAGATAAAGGTAAACTATCTTTTCCGATAAAATAGATAGAGAGGAACAAAAATAGAAAAACATAGAAGCCAAATAGAACTGTTTTTTTCTTACCGATCTTCTTTGCCACTGCATTGACCACTGGATAAAAAGCAAAAGAAACTAGTAACATTACCGTAAGTAATTGTGTTACAAATTCTCGTTCTAGTTCCAAAAGAACCGTTACATAATAAGAAATCCCTGTTGTGAGAATGGTAAGGGCAAGGAAATAACAAAGATCCGATAAAGCGAAGTATAGAAAATTCTTATTTTTGAATGTAAGAAAGATGGCTTCTTTGAAAGGAACACTCGAGGCTTCCGCCTCACAATAGGTTTTTTCATGGATCGTAAATACAGGGAAATACATACAAATCGCTGCAAACACACATAAAATTCCAAGAGCATATTGACGCGCGACCAAAGTTTGGATGGTTAGATCAGCATCGAAAACAAAGTTTGCTTTCAGGGCACTGGCAATCATTGGTTCTGTGGATGCCACAATGATCCCTAAAGCATAAGTAACAGAAATATAAGTAGAAAGGTTTAACCTTTCTTCTGGAGTATGCCCAAGTTCTGGAATGAGAGCAAAGAAGGGAGTCACATAGATGGTTAAAAATAGGTAAAAAAGCAACATACAACCAGTCATCCAAACCAGGTTTGCGGAAGAGACGAAGTTGTAAGGAGGAACAAAAATTAACCAACAAAAGACGGCAGCTGGGACTCCACCGAGAAAAAGAAAAGGAATCCTTCTCCCAAACCGGGAAGAAAATCTGTCTGAGGAATTGGCAATGACAGGATCGGTAAAGGCATCCCACAAACGGCC is a window of Leptospira kanakyensis DNA encoding:
- a CDS encoding TetR/AcrR family transcriptional regulator → MQTPKEHTRKEILQAAREEFIQLGFEKASMRTIAKKAKVSTSNIYNYFENKEHLLTEILQPVLSGMEKAFAYVSHPDYFEKRFNDSYDAWKERFHIALEYVDSNRDDFILLLTKSQGSHLEEFPDTVLTRLTKINFDQYTTFKEKTPSYKGEVSEFVVRNILSFFLNIFVQMIRQGISKEDMLFYQDSFLKFLHYGYKGSIASDLS
- a CDS encoding Mur ligase family protein, which codes for MQFLDFLHSLQNIEKTRNFNVFQTYSLDGLSELFQFVKSKQNLHKPIRISVVGTNGKGSTSHYLASLLSKLGFKTGIYTSPHLLSPLERFQIFKEGKSEIPKEVDVESFFTKTILPNLEKFKSLSYFEFLTVFSYLYFAAEKTEFEIWEAGLGGRLDATKLVEADFVVLTKIGLDHSEILGDTKKKICLEKLGIITDVCRKLVVMDPEDDSLKTIIQNFSENKTPLQIFPLTKKPTYLETNFLFSKTTLSDLFPEFEPKLKSISFESVDRPRGRMEVLQKSPEIVFDPAHNPVAITTTTLEFSLTHKSFAVVLGSLPDKDREGILSVLENLPLVALYLWEGPGFGTFPELPEVLRTKTTRVQTEEDLGALFQGRSPVLVLGSFRLYGIVANLIQNTINM
- a CDS encoding GDSL-type esterase/lipase family protein, with amino-acid sequence MVLALVSSVTDCKSYSKRDYFDTSFKCFAEPGWRDDSNFKKYIEKAWLPMRLLFAEDNAKIKRSDVVFAGDSLVHLFVPELMAKEFPGQSVTNRGIGGDMTETLLSRIEEDALILHPEKVVIEIGGNDFIQGKCLSLVQNNLLSIIQKIHSKNRNTKIFLIAVPPTRVKELNQIVPVFNLFLNQVARTTNNVEYIEVWDMMRKVDSPTLSDEFIRPNGDSLHFNEKGYELWGKKLRPYLQK
- the mutS gene encoding DNA mismatch repair protein MutS, whose amino-acid sequence is MSEQYEALNTPVMRQYTEVKEQHPDGIVFFRMGDFYEMFLDDAKIAAQILDITLTKRQNQIPMAGIPYHATESYISRLIAAGKKVVVCEQTKPEDPKAKIMSREVVRIITPGTVVEDNLLGGYQNNYLSLYYKEKTSVYLAFADVSTSELLYFFFSENETERINDTIKRFSPKEIIYTDELPPLTRESKIILSKIPPDYLPKKKGAGIDTVVHVLDAYLQYNYRKQNFVFKSPRRIDENEYLILDEQTVSHLELVENPNDKNHTLFGVLNRCITATGKRYLKQRILFPTRDENKIKSHWDKIEILSSNKKERQKIKESLGDLIDLERVLTRFRVGKALPRDFRGIDKSLESTNTIKTILDGIGYDFSKLPKELTNLSKLFFDTLYEGELPVFLGNSPFLKSGFNKEYDDAILAREKGKDWILELEEKEKKASGISSLKIRYNKILGYFIEISKAQAKEVPSHFLKKQTLVTGERFTSPELEELERAILQADEIIERIEKEKFDELVAHCISLYEEFLTLSTEVASLDYHLSLTETKEEFQWTRPEIRNDGILNYSESRHPVVETFLPIGERFVPNSLELNPKDNAIAVLTGPNMAGKSTFMRQIAINQILFQMGSYVPAKKASLAVVDRIFTRIGSGDNLTKGESTFFVEMKETATILNQFSENSLILFDEVGRGTSTYDGLSIAWAILEFLTVKFPKPKTIFATHYHELTELEKGNGIFNLYLDTFEKEGEILFLKKVKRGKSKQSFGIYVAKLAGIPETVSDRAKEILSGLESKKREIKIKNEEPSLFAGLMDSSTSNMSPNEEKVLKRLKQIDPNQIPPLEALSILDELKRILKEKD
- a CDS encoding MFS transporter is translated as MSYAIGQLGWSTLINIIGLHQVYFYLPPAPKPGQECFPDLIEKMAFWGLSTIGIVAAVGRLWDAFTDPVIANSSDRFSSRFGRRIPFLFLGGVPAAVFCWLIFVPPYNFVSSANLVWMTGCMLLFYLFLTIYVTPFFALIPELGHTPEERLNLSTYISVTYALGIIVASTEPMIASALKANFVFDADLTIQTLVARQYALGILCVFAAICMYFPVFTIHEKTYCEAEASSVPFKEAIFLTFKNKNFLYFALSDLCYFLALTILTTGISYYVTVLLELEREFVTQLLTVMLLVSFAFYPVVNAVAKKIGKKKTVLFGFYVFLFLFLSIYFIGKDSLPLSPHIQGYLIVTIAAVPIAILGILPNAILADIAELDSLKTGSKREGLFYAGRTFMQKLGQTLAVLIFSSVILLGLDRETKKNASPHVTGIIAPSVSDSKLEVKKNLEVEAKISKESTICKVEEEEAGGELGVRLTGPLASAFCILAIFLFGKYKEDETLEEIAKIRGN
- a CDS encoding phosphoribosylanthranilate isomerase, translating into MGTGYKIKICGIKDLATLELCVDLQVDFVGLNFSPRSVRQIDIETAEALLKIRNKPGFPKLVFLFFENSVSEIQNLTERFHPDLVQLIRGDKFLTDELWDYLTEKKTLLPAIRIQEKVTSDKDLEPKSELVILDSYNKDLGGGTGHSFPWEYVTSVKRPFLLAGGITPTNVKTALETVRPYGIDVASGVETDGKKDPNKIKELVHNVRTI
- the serB gene encoding phosphoserine phosphatase SerB, with the protein product MNSLLLISRFPISDSILSKTFPDTKSEHPNASTDKTFTIKDSQIFRAERFGLHCVRILNNEFLNRDQVLKIRKDLAQSQIDFLSIGSLLPKNKESLFVFDMDSTVIKEEVIDELARKHGVYEAVATVTKQAMEGGMGFDEALRLRVKHLAGLSKESFKEVYDLLTLNDGMEKVFQFVPANASKLGILSGGFTPVLQLFSEKYPVSFYKANGLEEVDGVFTGEIFGEIINREKKEIYLKQYARELSIPLEQVVAVGDGANDALMLNAASIGIGIHAKQGLKDQITNWIDFTDLSALVFLFEDTF